One region of Eupeodes corollae chromosome 1, idEupCoro1.1, whole genome shotgun sequence genomic DNA includes:
- the LOC129942831 gene encoding uncharacterized protein LOC129942831 produces MKCSKQTSPVYKVKSSDFGIPQIITTKPKFPKSTSYISTSSDKSPINASLNDPTHVSTSRVLDDTRHRTSVKATRLQFTKLCEDSAVFGAPPSFIGKCPGQEIKQKFKLTEDPRKRFCLRNPQKIHYKPKSQPLELAKIRELVKTAENVVSESHSSNSSICEVIDLANPFGLDFQGTDFKNTYERDEQTCQNDLEYQKVKRFHRRRNVQFETAQIIEIEQKLERSAIPKRFIVSSSSVKAKPKLRLSKLMGEKKQLLVRSEQKPEVLKKLKEEDERRKERYKQLHFKKKSKTAKKHEEEVQAEKIATEEKAMLLAKKDFDDFLTKLDGNVVPKVIDSSMFSHKKGYPHNISEARKFKHDMKKSKRILIEHAKIKEHLLEEMGRYKKIPESRIEISAESSSPSCQSIEQSSNDEDDLVVGKKESKFLLRGYCYRQGPNLRGKFHQNETGAMHRKVKGCITRNEWFESLVLKKTQRKNEKDGDEMTLYPPELGLKEFHTKSAIQEFRQKPLGCHYDRKTFKKLHFKKPKTLKKKKFHLTGFLYGKVSKKKPPKSITDRGNYLKGFTMDFIRTKVDKEKSKKKMEKIRRMRYLGISHPEEKSSKVKSLCAAESNSGSSEWVPDDVTGKKIASKHIDLQARGNMPAPEYREATLRQNPSNSRDYQNLRIPSSLLDEFVRSNHIPVLRKPRKDQKILQNIRSVKDTEFAKKFDARHHHDHWDPTEHKTINVRYSRKIVKPKVLDEQSEVIKKRSKVSGTFDKARPRGSDVDKIDFPMPKLNIDEIIEKHGSKSKDLLRDKQTKVKEIRHSKDLPIHSLAEDEFQEFPGREKFLEFIGEIKSTINKRSEKMVTDELEIDKSTLINELKEDLLSIESCVTSLSSSECTNLSMNSGSFLIAADKKVPMDYFRKPIVPFEEMVRRPIEVVPIDSSKKEMNPYRTVPFAGQHLEQVSISVGKDNFFTFNTRLRNGLRQRLEVESKDRKVKLLGPKEGPKAPAQVATDIDALYIEDLKNRPPLKLFKWNSCRTMLKDALRKKFESMLIQGEIVRTKIIESRNEEYHEQLMKSKPLFEKLFEKWEKREQAAAMEAVRKIRPYYEASDVYRKKFEKLNKQFSVLNIQIICLELEWSRRTILQNFHYLLADLEWRKEHDWIHRNADGSLESFEESIAKRSVVNIRKRIKDDAWAVKEYFDEVFLKNPHPVIIVFKNATEFINGIESLKNKTFVLLRELHYTLWISAELEQKYQELSDWCTIELESKKKYGENKCANKYFMENRATKLKHEMKVLLKDPIKRTFGYKLLCEIKGVSKEMYAAIVPTADQMDLPVLEQVAAISDVLHGLIAKLEDIPVDKRIRVEKKHRRLLEYRRNMSKQAVLVERRIESELVKVQRNMAPVFQKPKRVGNLQRSELKKMVHFKHKEVKQISDETKLFYEGGPKDQTEVRKSLNVIDGMQQSVVPFYFDHFLIINGYQPCYDFKTQIELNDGPEIDRLHVKKLLPEVTDKLEKWQAMQKRIMEENISKNPQMYQNVRV; encoded by the exons ATGAAATGTTCTAAGCAGACCTCGCCTGTTTATAAGGTGAAATCAAGCGATTTCGGAATTCCACAAATAATAACAACTAAACCAAAATTCCCTAAATCCACCTCATACATTTCAACTTCAAGTGATAAATCACCCATAAATGCCTCTTTAAATGATCCCACTCATGTAAGTACATCAAGAGTTTTAGATGATACAAGGCATAGAACATCCGTTAAAGCGACTCGCTTGCAATTTACCAAGCTATGCGAGGACAGTGCTGTGTTCGGTGCTCCCCCTTCGTTTATTGGAAAATGTCCAggacaagaaataaaacaaaagttcaaaTTAACAGAAGATCCACGCAAACGATTCTGTTTGAGAAATCCCCAAAAAATTCATTACAAACCTAAATCACAGCCTTTGGAGTTGGCCAAAATTAGGGAACTTGTAAAGACCGCAGAAAACGTTGTATCAGAATCACACTCGTCTAATTCTAGCATTTGCGAAGTCATAGATTTAGCAAATCCATTTGGTTTGGATTTCCAGGGAACTGACTTCAAAAATACGTACGAACGAGATGAGCAGACTTGTCAAAATGATCTCGAATACCAGAAGGTAAAGAGATTCCACCGCCGACGTAATGTTCAATTTGAAACGGCCCAAATTATTGAGATCGAGCAGAAACTTGAGAGATCAGCTATTCCGAAGCGTTTTATTGTAAGTAGTTCTTCGGTAAAAGCGAAGCCTAAGTTGCGTCTATCGAAGCTAATGGGAGAGAAGAAGCAACTGCTCGTTCGATCCGAGCAAAAGCCAGAAGTTTTAAAGAAGCTCAAAGAAGAAGATGAAAGGCGAAAAGAACGCTACAAACAgttgcattttaaaaagaagtctaaaaCTGCTAAAAAACACGAAGAAGAAGTTCAAGCTGAGAAAATAGCTACCGAAGAAAAAGCAATGCTGCTAGCCAAAAAGGATTTTGACGATTTTTTAACCAAACTCGATGGAAATGTCGTCCCAAAAGTGATTGACTCTTCAATGTTTTCCCATAAAAAAGGATATCCTCATAACATATCGGAGGCAAGAAAGTTCAAACATGATATGAAAAAGTCAAAGCGTATTCTCATAGAACACGCTAAAATCAAAGAACATCTCTTAGAAGAAATGGgaagatataaaaaaatacctgAAAGTCGGATTGAAATCAGTGCTGAATCCAGTTCGCCAAGCTGTCAGAGCATAGAGCAATCTTCAAATGATGAAGATGATTTGGTTGTAGGCAAAAAAGAAAGCAAATTTCTTCTGCGTGGATATTGTTATAGACAGGGTCCAAACTTGAGAGGTAAATTCCATCAAAATGAGACCGGTGCAATGCACAGGAAGGTGAAAGGTTGTATTACCAGAAATGAATGGTTTGAATCATTAGTTCTGAAGAAAACTCAAAGAAAGAATGAAAAAGACGGTGACGAGATGACCCTTTATCCTCCCGAACTAGGCTTAAAAGAATTTCACACTAAAAGTGCTATACAAGAATTTCGCCAAAAGCCGTTGGGATGCCATTATGATcgtaaaacttttaagaagttGCATTTTAAAAAGCCCAAGAccttgaaaaagaagaaatttcaTTTAACTGGCTTTCTGTATGGaaaagtttcgaaaaaaaaacccCCAAAGTCCATTACTGATCGTGGAAATTACCTCAAGGGTTTCACTATGGATTTCATAAGAACAAAAGTAGATAAGGAAAAATCGAAGAAGAAAATGGAGAAAATTAGGAGAATGCGATACCTGGGGATATCACATCCTGAGGAGAAAAGTTCCAAAGTAAAATCTTTGTGCGCTGCTGAATCCAACTCTGGTTCCTCTGAATGGGTACCTGATGATGTAACGGGCAAAAAAATAGCATCCAAACATATTGATCTGCAAGCTAGAGGAAATATGCCTGCACCAGAATATCGAGAAGCAACTCTTCGTCAGAATCCAAGTAATTCAAGGGACtatcaaaatttaagaattccCTCTTCTCttcttgatgaatttgtgcGAAGCAACCACATTCCTGTATTGAGAAAGCCGCGGAAAGACCAAAAGATTCTCCAAAATATCAGAAGTGTAAAAGACACAGAATTTGCAAAGAAATTTGATGCACGTCATCACCACGACCACTGGGATCCAACTGAACACAAGACTATTAACGTTCGATATTCTAGAAAGATCGTTAAACCCAAAGTTCTTGATGAACAATCTGAGGTCATTAAGAAGAGAAGTAAAGTGTCGGGAACTTTTGACAAAGCTCGACCAAGAGGAAGTGATGTGGATAAAATAGATTTTCCGATGCCGAAGCTTAACATCGATGAAATAATTGAGAAGCATGGAAGCAAGTCCAAAGACCTTCTTAGAGATAAACAAACCAAAGTAAAAGAGATTCGCCACTCCAAAGACTTGCCTATCCATAGCCTGGCAGAAgacgaatttcaagaatttccCGGTcgagaaaaatttcttgaatttataGGTGAAATAAAATCAACCATAAATAAACGTTCGGAAAAAATGGTGACCGATGAACTGGAAATAGATAAAAGCACCTTAATAAAtgaactgaaagaagacctatTGAGCATAGAATCCTGTGTTACATCACTGAGCTCCTCAGAATGTACAAATTTATCAATGAATAGTGGAAGTTTCCTAATAGCCGCAGACAAGAAAGTTCCTATGGACTACTTCCGAAAGCCAATTGTGCCCTTTGAAGAAATGGTTAGGCGTCCTATCGAAGTAGTACCCATTGACTCcagtaaaaaagaaatgaatccATATCGGACTGTTCCGTTCGCTGGTCAGCATCTGGAACAGGTCTCCATTTCAGTAGGAAAAGATAACTTCTTCACATTTAACACACGACTAAGAAATGGACTGAGACAGCGTCTTGAAGTAGAATCAAAAGATCGCAAAGTCAAGCTACTTGGGCCGAAAGAAGGGCCAAAAGCCCCCGCTCAGGTAGCAACGGACATCGATGCACTGTATATTGAAGACCTTAAGAATCGGCCgcctttaaaattattcaaatggaACTCTTGCCGCACCATGTTAAAAGACGCACTTCGCAAGAAATTTGAATCGATGCTGATCCAAGGTGAAATTGTTCGGACAAAAATTATCGAAAGTCGGAACGAAGAGTACCACGAGCAGTTAATGAAGTCAAAGccattgtttgaaaaattatttgaaaaatgggaAAAGAGAGAGCAAGCAGCTGCAATGGAGGCTGTTCGCAAAATCCGGCCATACTACGAAGCATCCGATGTCTATcggaagaaatttgaaaagttaaataagCAATTTTCAGTTCTGAACATTCAAATCATTTGTTTAGAACTCGAATGGTCACGTAGAACCATTCTGCAGAACTTCCATTACTTGTTGGCCGATTTAGAATGGCGCAAAGAACATGATTGGATCCATCGAAACGCCGACGGAAGCTTAGAAAGCTTCGAGGAGTCCATTGCAAAGAGAAGCGTAGTAAACATTCGTAAGAGGATCAAGGACGATGCATGGGCTGTTAAGGAATACTTTGATGAGGTGTTTCTAAAAAACCCGCACCCAGTGATTATAGTTTTTAAGAACGCAACAGAATTCATCAATGGAATCGAAagtctcaaaaataaaactttcgtTCTGCTCAGAGAATTGCACTATACACTATGGATCTCAGCGGAGTTGgaacaaaaatatcaagaacTAAGCGATTGGTGTACCATTGAACTTGAATCCAAGAAGAAATACGGAGAAAATAAATGCGCCAATAAATACTTTATGGAGAATCGAGCTACAAAGTTAAAGCACGAAATGAAGGTCCTTCTAAAGGATCCGATTAAGAGAACGTTTGGATATAAGCTATTGTGTGAAATAAAAGGGGTCAGCAAGGAAATGTACGCGGCCATAGTCCCAACGGCCGATCAAATGGATTTGCCCGTTTTGGAGCAGGTTGCTGCAATATCTGATGTCTTGCACGGACTCATTG CAAAACTTGAGGACATTCCAGTCGACAAACGTATACGAGTTGAGAAAAAACACCGTCGGCTACTCGAATACCGTCGCAACATGTCCAAACAAGCTGTCCTCGTTGAACGGCGAATCGAATCCGAATTGGTTAAGGTTCAACGCAACATGGCACCTGTTTTTCAAAAGCCCAAACGGGTAGGTAACCTTCAGCGTTCAGAGTTAAAGAAGATGGTTCATTTTAAACACAAGGAAGTTAAACAAATATCagatgaaacaaaattattctatGAAGGTGGTCCCAAGGACCAAACGGAAGTCCGTAAGAGTTTGAATGTGATCGATGGCATGCAACAGTCAGTTGTTCCTTTCTATTTTGATCACTTTCTCATAATCAATGGCTATCAACCATGTTACGACTTTAAAACTCAAATAGAATTAAATGATGGACCTGAAATTGACCGATTGCATGTGAAGAAGTTGCTGCCAGAGGTTACGGACAAGTTGGAGAAATGGCAAGCAATGCAAAAGAGAATTATGGAAGAGAATATCAGTAAAAATCCACAAATGTATCAGAACGTTCGagtatga
- the LOC129952257 gene encoding uncharacterized protein K02A2.6-like: MLIFRNTLHNAPAPRNISEVRSWLGLVNYYGRFLQNLSSKLNPLHNLLQKDQDFRWSQECEKVFRSIKSEITSDVVLCAYNPKLPLSLATDASPYGLGAVLSHTFPDGQERPIAYASRSLSNSEKNYSQIDKEATSIFWALKRFFRYCYGRKFTLITDHKPLVAIFSPSKSLPSMVATRMLHYAQFLQGFTYEIVYRATGDHGNADALSRLPLQLEEPKDDDNVTYYQMKQIDVVPVTQKRVAEETSRDPALKEVYNNLVLGKKLDTAGFEGKDYQFSLTNGTILRNNRVVIPQILRELILAELHTAHVGIVKMKALARSYVWWPHIDTDIEDLAQKCMACRSVQKSSKRIQHPWEYPSTPWQRVHVDFAGPFFEKYFLIVVDAHSKWPEIFQMNSMKAARTIEVLRDLFARYGLPVTLVSDNGPTFTSGEFRRFLKENGINHKFTTPYHPATNGQAERKTPNSTTGVAPCTLFLQRDIRIRLDLIRPNTIDNVKEKLNGPYPSGVQYYPGDKVQVREYSSKDKKWEFGKIVRQDGLFHYFIDVHGKLWRRHVDQIQKCNVDEKQAPKDPEVQLLNSAPMLSPTCGGPTTNSPIQTSGDEFQSPVAQSPKPNESWSEEVVQPSPSISKEADNFDKDTEVAPTVRRSSRVKKPVERLGY; the protein is encoded by the exons ATGCTGATATTTAGGAACACATTGCACAACGCACCAGCTCCGAGAAATATTTCCGAGGTCAGAAGCTGGCTGGGTCTGGTGAACTACTATGGGAGATTTTTGCAGAATCTCTCCTCTAAATTGAACCCGTTACACAATCTACTACAAAAGGACCAGGATTTCCGATGGAGTCAAGAATGTGAGAAGGTGTTCAGGAGCATCAAATCTGAAATAACTTCGGATGTTGTTCTTTGTGCGTACAATCCAAAATTACCTCTATCATTGGCGACCGATGCGAGTCCATATGGTTTAGGGGCTGTGCTATCCCACACATTCCCAGATGGACAGGAACGACCAATCGCTTACGCCTCGCGATCTCTGTCAAactcagaaaaaaattatagccaAATTGACAAAGAGGCGACTTCAATATTCTGGgcgttaaaaagattttttcgtTATTGCTATGGCCGGAAGTTCACACTAATCACCGATCATAAACCATTAGTTGCTATTTTTAGCCCTAGCAAAAGTTTACCAAGTATGGTGGCTACTCGTATGCTGCATTATGCACAGTTTCTGCAAGGCTTCACTTATGAAATTGTGTATCGAGCGACGGGGGATCACGGCAATGCAGATGCGCTTTCTCGTTTGCCCCTACAGTTGGAAGAACCTAAAGATGATGACAATGTAACCTACTACCAAATGAAGCAAATAGACGTTGTTCCTGTTACCCAAAAACGAGTTGCTGAGGAGACATCTAGAGATCCAGCTCTAAAGGAGGTGTATAACAACTTAGTGCTGGGAAAAAAATTAGACACAGCTGGATTCGAAGGTAAAGATTATCAATTCTCACTAACAAATGGTACAATTCTCAGGAACAATCGGGTGGTGATTCCTCAGATACTGAGGGAACTTATACTGGCAGAATTACATACTGCTCACGTGGGGATTGTTAAGATGAAAGCATTGGCACGAAGCTATGTGTGGTGGCCACACATTGACACTGACATCGAGGACTTAGCCCAGAAATGCATGGCCTGCAGAAGCGTTCAAAAATCTTCGAAAAGGATTCAACATCCATGGGAATATCCATCAACCCCATGGCAAAGGGTACACGTTGATTTTGCGGGaccgttttttgaaaaatattttttgattgtggTCGATGCACATTCTAAGTGGCcagaaatttttcaaatgaatagCATGAAAGCAGCAAGGACAATCGAAGTGTTACGTGACCTGTTTGCCCGATATGGTCTACCCGTGACATTGGTCAGTGACAATGGGCCTACTTTTACATCGGGGGAGTTTAGGagattcttaaaagaaaatggtATCAATCATAAGTTCACTACTCCATACCATCCAGCCACTAATGGTCAAGCTGAACG GAAGACACCAAACTCTACAACCGGAGTGGCACCCTGTACATTATTTCTCCAGCGAGATATACGCATCAGATTGGATTTGATCCGGCCAAACACCATCGATAACGTAAAGGAGAAACTAAACGGGCCATATCCAAGTGGTGTGCAATATTACCCGGGAGATAAGGTTCAAGTAAGAGAGTATTCTAGCAAGGACAAAAAGTGGGAGTTTGGGAAAATAGTACGTCAAGACGGACTTTTCCATTATTTCATTGATGTTCACGGGAAGCTATGGAGAAGGCATGTGGACCAGATTCAGAAATGTAACGTGGATGAAAAACAAGCACCGAAGGATCCAGAGGTGCAGCTTTTAAACTCTGCTCCTATGCTTAGCCCCACATGCGGTGGTCCTACAACAAATTCGCCGATACAAACATCTGGTGATGAGTTTCAGTCACCTGTGGCGCAATCACCTAAGCCCAATGAATCCTGGAGTGAAGAAGTAGTTCAACCATCACCATCAATCTCGAAGGAAGCAGATAATTTTGACAAAGACACTGAAGTAGCACCCACGGTTCGAAGAAGCAGTCGCGTTAAGAAGCCTGTAGAGCGGTTGGGTTACTAA
- the LOC129942832 gene encoding 28S ribosomal protein S31, mitochondrial, translated as MLSIRRFQDLTLRTFAARSNLIARYFSDRKKDDSDSESDREDKKRPKPAAIKEETAAERLNKLLASMNSEDNTQIVKNINMAKPGGIKKRSKPEEDNNNILEAAKNVASLLGEENQKQTEAELLSKLLNPNGTPPTSQQSAKQDIDPNELSLSDLIVGMKIDRRQPAIEYSRSDFVRKSLATSRSDQSRDRNGNQGRGTNQHQRKAEPNTGSVNLFGSKPLDIFKDPSKLCDSPDILKTWEHLYQHELKLTVTHPPSNYFQKMALWTEQGKLWKFPIDNEQGMDEEFATDFSEHVFLEQHLEPWCPTKGPIRHFMELVCVGLSKNPYITAREKKAHILWYRDYFEDKKEMLKDIIISQKETPKNVSQS; from the exons ATGCTAAGCATACGCAGATTCCAGGACTTAACATTAAG AACATTTGCTGCTCGTTCCAACCTCATCGCCAGATACTTCAGTGATCGCAAAAAAGATGATAGCGATAGTGAAAGCGACCGAGAGGACAAGAAAAGACCAAAACCAGCAGCGATTAAGGAAGAAACGGCTGCGGAACGTTTGAACAAACTCTTAGCCAGCATGAACTCTGAAGACAACacgcaaattgttaaaaatataaacatggCAAAGCCAGGTGGAATAAAGAAACGTTCGAAACCGGAGGAagataacaacaatattttggaagcTGCAAAGAATGTTGCTTCTTTATTGGGcgaagaaaatcaaaaacaaactgagGCAGAGCTTTTATCGAAACTCTTGAACCCCAACGGAACTCCTCCAACCTCACAACAATCCGCAAAGCAAGACATCGATCCAAATGAATTGAGTTTAAG tgaCTTAATTGTTGGAATGAAGATTGATAGACGCCAACCAGCCATTGAGTATTCCCGCAGCGACTTTGTACGAAAAAGTCTTGCTACTTCCCGCTCTGATCAGAGTCGGGACAGAAATGGAAACCAAGGACGAGGCACAAATCAGCATCAACGAAAGGCAGAACCTAACACTGGCAGTGTCAACCTATTCGGTTCCAAGCCACTGGATATTTTTAAGGATCCCAGTAAGCTTTGTGACTCTCCCGACATTCTGAAGACATGGGAGCACCTTTACCAGCACGAACTTAAACTGACCGTCACCCATCCGCCATCAAACTACTTCCAAAAAATGGCTCTATGGACCGAACAAGGAAAACTCTGGAAGTTCCCCATCGACAACGAACAAGGTATGGACGAAGAGTTCGCAACCGATTTCTCCGAACACGTTTTCCTCGAGCAGCATTTAGAACCTTGGTGTCCAACCAAGGGACCCATTCGCCACTTCATGGAATTGGTTTGTGTGGGTCTATCGAAAAATCCCTACATAACTGCGAGAGAGAAAAAAGCCCACATCCTCTGGTACCGTGATTATTTCGAAGACAAGAAAGAAATGCTCAAGGATATAATCATAAGTCAGAAGGAAACTCCAAAGAACGTTTCGCAAAGTTAA